Proteins encoded in a region of the Cuculus canorus isolate bCucCan1 unplaced genomic scaffold, bCucCan1.pri scaffold_97_arrow_ctg1, whole genome shotgun sequence genome:
- the LOC128850842 gene encoding E3 ubiquitin-protein ligase RBBP6-like: MPCIHYKFFSRLNYDTVSFSGLDISLGDLKHQIMSREKLKASRCELQISNAQTGEEYTDENTLVPRNSSVIVRRIPAAGVKVARKRCVPRGTEAVRGTPKAVDDSSAPMTLAQLIKIADLAGADVPEADKIKAMMIQSSQDYDPINYVKTPPSPYTWLRDGKPGHYVRNGPDNGGRHFGSVPRIRKCTGIPKSFLKEVEDPNTKGAMLANTGKYVIPILNAEVYAREKKKKPPLLAVEPSSSSSDPVPEEQLPLTPPPAAFMAVSPPAAPGCPVQSQPAAAAPVLPGPQGQSMPTAAHPKRGGKRPSAGGRADWELETKKSKLDQFTNEFAEESME, encoded by the exons ATGCCGTGCATCCATTACAagttcttctccaggctgaactatGATACCGTCAGCTTCAGCGGCCTTGACATCTCCCTGGGAGACCTCAAGCACCAGATCATGTCTCGGGAGAAGCTGAAGGCGTCCAGGTGTGAGCTGCAGATCTCCAACGCCCAGACTGGAGAAG AATACACAGATGAGAACACCCTGGTTCCCAGGAACTCATCGGTCATCGTTAGAAGAATCCCTGCTGCAGGAGTTAAAGTTGCCAGGAAACGCTGTGTTCC acGTGGAACGGAGGCAGTACGTGGAACACCAAAAGCG GTTGATGACTCCTCTGCACCGATGACTCTGGCCCAACTTATTAAG ATCGCCGATCTAGCCGGAGCCGATGTGCCTgaagcagataaaataaaagcGATGATGATCCAGTCTTCCCAGGACTATGACCCCATCAA TTACGTGAAGACACCTCCGTCGCCATATACTTGGTTACGTGATGGAAAACCTGGCCACTACGTAAGGAACGGCCCAGACAATGGG GGCAGACATTTTGGATCTGTTCCCAGAATTAGAAAGTGCACAGGAATTCCGAAGAGTTTCCTGAAGGAGGTGGAGGATCCCAACACAAAGGGGGCTATGCTGGCAAACACTGGGAAATACGTCATCCCAATCCTTAATGC GGAAGTTTAtgccagagagaagaagaaaaagcctccCTTGTTAGCGGTGGAGCCATCGTCCAGCTCCTCAGATCCTGTTCCAGAGGAACAGCTGCCACTGACACCTCCTCCCGCTGCTTTCATGGCTGTcagccctcctgctgctccg GGCTGTCCTGTCCAAAGCCAACCGGCCGCGGCGGCACCAGTTCTCCCGGGCCCCCAAGGACAATCCATGCCCACAGCTG CTCATCCCAAGCGAGGCGGGAAAAGGCCCTCAGCGGGTGGAAGAGCAGACTGGGAACT GGAAACGAAGAAGTCCAAACTTGACCAATTTACAAATGAGTTTGCTGAGGAATCGATGGAATAA